A genomic region of Zalophus californianus isolate mZalCal1 chromosome 1, mZalCal1.pri.v2, whole genome shotgun sequence contains the following coding sequences:
- the LOC113917386 gene encoding S-phase kinase-associated protein 1: protein MPSIKLQSSDGEIFEVDVEIAKQSVTIKTMLEDLGMDDEGDDDPVPLPNVNAAILKKVIQWCTHHKDDPPPPEDDENKEKRTDDIPVWDQEFLKVDQGTLFELILAANYLDIKGLLDVTCKTVANMIKGKTPEEIRKTFNIKNDFTEEEEAQVRKENQWCEEK, encoded by the coding sequence ATGCCTTCAATTAAGTTGCAGAGTTCCGATGGAGAGATATTTGAGGTTGATGTTGAAATTGCCAAACAGTCTGTGACTATCAAGACCATGTTGGAAGATTTGGGAATGGATGATGAAGGAGATGATGACCCAGTTCCTCTACCAAATGTTAATGCAGCAATATTAAAAAAGGTCATTCAGTGGTGCACCCACCACAAGGATGACCCCCCACCTCCCGAGGATGATGAGAACAAAGAAAAGCGGACAGATGATATCCCTGTTTGGGACCAAGAATTCCTGAAAGTTGACCAAGGAACACTTTTTGAACTTATTTTGGCTGCGAACTACTTAGACATCAAAGGTTTGCTTGATGTTACATGCAAGACTGTTGCCAATATGATCAAGGGGAAAACTCCTGAGGAGATCCGCAAGACCTTCAATATCAAAAATGACTTTACTGAAGAAGAGGAAGCCCAGGTACGCAAAGAGAACCAGTGGTGTGAAGAGAAGTGA